In the Candidatus Latescibacterota bacterium genome, one interval contains:
- a CDS encoding NADP-dependent malic enzyme, with amino-acid sequence MSKEELLAKAQQPAKDAMRLHPFYKGKLGVMPKCCIRDLNDFAIWYTPGVAKPCLDIRDNPEMVYEHTNKGNMIAVISDGTRVLGLGDIGPEAAIPVMEGKAILFKYLGGVDCVQICLDTKDPDVFIETVKLLQPSFGGFNLEDISQPKCFRILDTLREECHIPVWHDDQQGTAAVTVAGLINAVKIVGKDLSTIKVAMLGAGASNICISKMITVAGVTIENIVMCDSKGIIHKGREEELSTKYKEKWERAQVTNGENLTGGPAEAIKGADVLIALSTPGPDTVKPEWIKSMADDSIVFVCANPIPEIYPWDAKEAGARIVATGRSDFPNQVNNSLGFPGIFRGTLDVMATTITDEMCVAAARELAKVQEDKGMNEDCLLPTMDDWEVFPREAAAVGRMAIEQGVAKLDLTYEEIFEKASKTIKHARDSFNLLQDNGLIELPKD; translated from the coding sequence ATGTCCAAGGAAGAACTCCTCGCAAAAGCTCAGCAGCCAGCAAAAGACGCGATGAGGCTCCATCCTTTCTACAAGGGAAAACTCGGAGTGATGCCGAAGTGCTGTATCAGGGACCTGAATGATTTCGCTATCTGGTATACTCCGGGAGTAGCCAAGCCCTGTCTGGATATCAGGGATAATCCCGAAATGGTATACGAACACACGAACAAGGGCAATATGATAGCCGTCATCTCCGATGGTACGCGAGTCCTTGGGCTTGGTGATATAGGTCCTGAGGCGGCGATCCCGGTGATGGAGGGCAAGGCGATCCTTTTCAAGTATCTCGGCGGAGTGGACTGTGTTCAGATCTGTCTCGATACCAAGGATCCGGATGTCTTCATCGAAACGGTAAAGCTTCTTCAGCCATCGTTCGGTGGATTCAACCTCGAGGATATCTCCCAGCCGAAGTGCTTCAGGATTCTAGACACGTTGAGAGAAGAATGTCATATCCCCGTCTGGCATGACGATCAGCAGGGGACAGCTGCTGTAACTGTCGCAGGGCTTATTAATGCCGTCAAGATCGTCGGGAAAGACCTCTCGACAATCAAGGTCGCAATGCTTGGCGCGGGCGCGTCCAATATATGTATCTCCAAGATGATCACAGTAGCTGGTGTCACGATCGAGAATATCGTGATGTGCGACAGCAAAGGTATCATCCACAAGGGACGCGAAGAAGAACTCAGTACAAAATACAAGGAAAAGTGGGAGAGGGCTCAGGTCACAAACGGAGAGAACCTCACGGGAGGACCTGCAGAGGCTATCAAGGGCGCCGATGTGCTTATAGCTCTGTCGACACCAGGACCCGATACCGTGAAACCGGAGTGGATAAAGTCGATGGCAGACGATTCGATCGTCTTTGTCTGCGCAAATCCCATTCCAGAGATCTACCCGTGGGACGCGAAGGAAGCCGGCGCGAGGATCGTTGCTACAGGAAGAAGCGATTTCCCCAACCAGGTAAATAACTCGCTTGGTTTTCCCGGGATCTTCCGTGGGACTCTCGACGTAATGGCTACGACGATCACCGATGAGATGTGTGTCGCTGCCGCGCGGGAACTGGCAAAGGTCCAGGAAGATAAGGGCATGAACGAGGATTGTCTGCTTCCCACGATGGATGACTGGGAAGTGTTCCCTCGCGAGGCAGCCGCTGTAGGAAGAATGGCGATCGAGCAGGGAGTGGCAAAACTGGATCTCACTTATGAGGAGATATTCGAAAAGGCCTCCAAGACCATCAAGCATGCACGTGATTCCTTCAACCTTCTCCAGGATAATGGATTGATAGAGTTGCCGAAGGATTAA
- a CDS encoding 2-oxoacid:ferredoxin oxidoreductase subunit beta translates to MFNYLEYVREGNFPHIWCSGCGDGIVLKALIRAMEASGMSRDEAVMVSGIGCSSRTPGYVDINTLHTTHGRAIPFATGVKHANPALKVIVVTGDGDATAIGGNHFIHAARRNIDLTVLLYNNYIYGMTGGQCSPTTPIGSKASTAKFGNIEPTFNISGLAIAAGASFVARADVYNTKQCEKMIGLALEKKGFSLVEILTPCPTAFGRRNKMASPVKLMEWLRDNTVSGAKWEKLSEEDREGKIRTGILIDLDKPEYTEEYKKLTEKLRTV, encoded by the coding sequence TTGTTCAACTACCTCGAATACGTAAGAGAAGGAAATTTCCCGCATATATGGTGCTCAGGGTGTGGGGACGGTATAGTCCTGAAAGCATTGATAAGGGCGATGGAAGCTTCCGGCATGTCTCGCGACGAGGCCGTGATGGTCTCCGGCATCGGATGCTCGAGCAGGACTCCGGGGTATGTAGATATCAATACCCTGCATACGACTCATGGCAGGGCTATTCCTTTCGCGACGGGAGTGAAGCACGCCAACCCAGCCCTCAAGGTCATAGTTGTGACTGGTGACGGGGATGCGACAGCGATAGGTGGAAATCATTTCATTCATGCAGCGAGAAGGAATATCGATCTCACTGTCCTCCTCTATAACAATTATATCTACGGGATGACAGGAGGCCAGTGTTCGCCAACGACTCCTATAGGGTCCAAGGCCTCGACAGCGAAGTTCGGAAATATTGAACCCACCTTCAATATCAGTGGCCTGGCTATTGCGGCAGGGGCCTCATTTGTGGCTCGTGCGGACGTATACAACACAAAACAGTGCGAGAAGATGATAGGGCTGGCTCTGGAGAAGAAGGGATTCTCTCTGGTAGAGATCCTTACGCCATGTCCTACGGCTTTCGGACGGAGAAACAAGATGGCCAGTCCCGTCAAGTTGATGGAATGGTTGAGAGACAATACGGTCTCAGGAGCGAAATGGGAAAAGTTGTCCGAAGAGGATCGCGAGGGAAAGATCAGGACTGGCATTTTGATAGATCTGGATAAGCCGGAATATACCGAAGAATACAAGAAGCTCACCGAGAAGCTGAGGACGGTATGA
- a CDS encoding 2-oxoacid:acceptor oxidoreductase family protein yields MERYEVRLSGSGGQGLILAGKILAEAAAIYEGRNAVQTQSYGPEARGGASKAEVVISDGEIDYPKAIELDLLLSLTQESCSKYSSDLKDGSILIVDSGLVKELPEGDYRLYSAPITDIAVNKVGKAVVTNIVALGIVTRISGIVSEESMKKAILARVPKGTEELNMKAFDEGFKAGEELLG; encoded by the coding sequence ATGGAGAGATACGAGGTTCGTTTAAGTGGTTCTGGTGGTCAGGGGCTGATTCTGGCAGGTAAGATCCTGGCGGAGGCTGCTGCTATCTATGAAGGCCGCAATGCTGTTCAGACACAGAGTTATGGCCCCGAGGCAAGGGGGGGGGCAAGCAAGGCGGAAGTAGTGATAAGCGATGGGGAGATCGATTACCCGAAAGCTATTGAACTTGACCTGCTGTTGTCACTCACCCAGGAATCGTGCTCGAAATATTCTTCTGATCTCAAGGATGGAAGTATTCTGATCGTGGATTCCGGACTTGTAAAGGAACTGCCTGAAGGTGATTATCGGCTATATTCAGCCCCGATCACTGATATTGCGGTAAACAAGGTCGGTAAAGCGGTAGTGACCAACATCGTAGCACTTGGGATCGTGACGAGAATATCTGGCATCGTTTCTGAGGAATCGATGAAGAAGGCGATCCTTGCCAGGGTTCCAAAAGGGACTGAAGAGTTGAACATGAAGGCCTTTGATGAAGGTTTTAAAGCGGGAGAAGAACTTCTGGGATGA